A region of the Carya illinoinensis cultivar Pawnee chromosome 16, C.illinoinensisPawnee_v1, whole genome shotgun sequence genome:
TTTCTTTTGAGATGTTATAAGACTTGTTGAccaataaaatttcattttttttttatcaaaaaaaaaaaaaaaaagcttctaTACATTTGTGCTTCAATATACTTTATAAACGACTTGATCATTTACATTAGATAATTATTGATAGAATAATGATTTATAAAGCTCGCATAAgctctttgttaaaaaaaagtggATCTCAGGATAAAAGTGTTAATGTCGTGTTTCGTATACCTGGACTAAGTTCCTACAACTTGGCCTGGAATGTTTTCCACTTGTGATCCCAAAGACAAGGATGGGCTCGGGAGTGGTCCGGGGAGCTTTTgatgccaaagttagtagaTTTTTTGTGTAAAATGCAGGAAATTGTAGAGTTCAAAGAGAGTTATTTGTACTTGGGCATGACCTTTATACAAGGTTATGAGAGAACATTCCTGAACTCAGTGTCAGGAGTTTGTGTCACGCTCACAGTTGCTCCAGTCTTAGCCTTTAATTTGACGTGGCACCTATGGTAATGCCATTAATGTGGCTTGGGCCTTGAAGTGGCGTCATTAATGAGGCATGACTTCCCAGGTGGTGTCTCGATGGTTGGTAATAGGTGCGGTCAGTTTTAGCTCCCATCATCAGAGAATAGAGGGCTGCTCATGTCTTCCATTTAATTGCAGGCATGGATCCTTTAATGCTAATCATGGTAGGTTAGTATTATGGTCATCACATCCCATTTGTCTCTTTTGACCTATTTCCTGTGCGATGTGTTCCCTTTCTACTAACAGGAATTGTGGGTTGAGTCCTTTTACCGATTGTTGGGCTATATGAGATGAGGGTCTAATCCAAGAGGGGCCTTAGCTCTACTAGGGCCCAACCCAATGGGCCGAGAGggaatatttcttaaaaaaaaaaataacaaatcttttttttatgttAGATTCTAGTTGTTTACAAGGCCATATGCAAGATTTGTACATCTAAAATTTTTActtgacattattattattattattataaataaattcaactagttataatttttatagttactaatatttatatcttCTGTTGCACATGTTGCACAGGTTCAACATCTTtaaccaaataataatatatcataataaaGAGCATAATGGACTAATGATATATGACGTGATTCTCtaaatagaaaatattcaaaACCTTCTATTCCCttgtataaataaaaagtaataatatatcatagcttataaaataaattaatgacatATATCTAGcttataaaaagtaaatgagTGAGTAAACGCAAATCGTATTATACGTCCTCCTTCGTCGAATTATATATCTGGTAATGTTAGTCTTGAATGCTAATTTCAAGTAATAAAAACATGATATTTAAAATCTctaacaaaataattacatgatctaCTCTAATTTTATTAAGTTCGAAATcagcttataaaaataattaatgacaTGTGATATATATTAagtctttttataatattattttaaatagaggataattatataaaaattaattacatcTCATTTGTATTCACAACTCTTTTCGgttaatcttaattaattattataattttttaaattttcatataaaataatataaataatttatcattttcatattttaaaataaaaataattttaaaaatatatattttatcattattttatttattttttaattttaatctcaactcacaGTACTTCTTTACCCGTCTCATGTCGTGACTCGAGTCTAAAATGTTAGGCTTTGCCGGCAGGTCCCAGACCGAATTGTGTTCCTTTGTGTTCTTCTCGACTCCTTGAGAAATTcctacgaaaaaaaaaaagggaaaaaactcAAAGAAGAAACACGAAAACACGCAGAGGATTACAGCGTACAGAGACGAAGATGAAACTGACATGGAAGAACAACAGTAAGAACAGCAAGAAGCGCTCTCTGGCCTCCGTATCAAACTTTCCAAACCTCCCTTTTGAGCACCATCAGGAAGATGACGAAGCTAATAACAGCAGCAATACACAGCTTAAAATAAAGGAGAACGGTAGTGAGGGATTAGCTTCTCTCGATGCCTCTAATTCATCGGACGCCAAACAACTTGCCCAGTCCTTTCAGATGCAGGGAAATAAGCTCGCCGAGGTATCCCCCAAAACTTTAATCCCCCTCTTTTATTCTGATTTTCTAGATCTTGATTTTAGTATGTAATTATTTCTCAATTTTAGTAATGAAAATATACCCAGTTAGCTaattaaacaaaaagaagaagaagaagaagaagaagaagccccAATCTTGATAGAAATGGGTTTTGGTGATTGAATTAGTTCGGTACCAACTGTGGAGATTTACTTGTGCTGAGTGTCCTTTTGAGAAATGGGTTGATGGGGGTTTTTTCGAAATCCACTCTCCCACGGCTGGTGATCAATTTCCCCCCGTTTTCGAATGATATTGAAACGTTTATCGTGATTCTTgtgttaatttaattcttttgccTGTTGCTATTTGTATTCTGCTACACGAATTCATAGCTTAATTCTCatagcaatattttttttttttaccccttGGAGGATGGGAAATACCGGGAAGCACTGGGAAAATGGGAGGCTGCTCTTACTTTGATGCCTGAACTTGCAGTTTTACATGAGCAAAAGGCTCAGATTTTGCTTGAAATCGGAGACTCATGGAACAGTTTGAAGGCAGCCGCTCGTGAGAACTAGtcaattttgcatttttttattattcataatGCATGATAGCTCGATTATAAATGACAGCAATTTTTTTCCTTATGCAATCTTAAAACCgaattttgttttccttatattgaccgaaattttgtttttctgttcTATAACTTTAGAATGCATAATcatgattatttaaaaaatttatcttgcAGGTGCTACCGAATTGGAGCCATCATGGGCTGAGGTATGGCAGACCTTTATGTTTCCATTGTTCTTACTTCTCCATACCTTTTCTTACTTCTCCTTACCTCtaatttgtttgaaaatcttaAGCTATGATACCTCATTCTTCTTTAAGAATCCTGCATGTacgtacttatatatataaaaaaaaaaaaaaataaaataaaataaaaaaaaataaaaaaaaaaaagaaaaaagaagaagaagagagaaccCTGTATGTAAGTGGTAGATTAGAAAGTGATAATTTCCTTACCCAAAATCGGATCTTTGCAGGCATGGATCACCCTTGGTAGAGCACAGTTGAACTTTGGGGAGCCTGATAGTGCTATTGAAAGCTTTGACAAAGCGTTATCCATCAAGGTATTTTCTTCTAAGCCAGTGACCTGAATTATGAGTCTCCGGTACTGATACATGTTACTCCTAATGGAAAATAGCTACAACCAGGACTGACTGGCATGATATGAACATGCTTACACATCTTTGAATTTATGTATTAtctctggaaaaagaaaaattaattaatggatTGCTTTGCATATTGGTTGGGATTGAAACATGTTCTTTTGAAATAGACAGAAACAAGGTGGTTGTGTGATCTATTAAATTGTGAGATGCAGTATTATCATGAATTTCTGCGCATTATAGTAGCTCTGACAACGAGCTGCTTACTTAGAGTAAGACATTAGGATGATTCTGTTATTAAAGTTTAACCGGTACATGCAGCCTGATTGTGAAGAGGCTCAAGACGATAGGTATACTGCCTTGCATCTTATAAAGAGGCGAAAGCAGCTCCATTCAGCAGGCTTGAGCAGTACTCAAAATCGCTTTGCCGTTGGTGATGAGACCAAAAGCTCCTGAATGCAGCAGATTGGAACAAATCTTTGACTCCCGAGTCCCGCCACGCAGTATAGTAAGTTGGCTGGGTTGTATTGGGTTTCACGAGAGTTCCCTTCTAATTGATGGAGATCAACATACTTTGCCTGGTTTATCTACCAGGAAAGATGAAAACTGGGGATAATCTCGACAAGCTCAATTCCTTCAGCTGACATGTTTCTGCTGTAAATATGTTTGAACCCGTATTAAATTCCGTAGAAAGGAAAAATCTGGTCTGTAAATTAGCTTTTCTTGTTGAAATGGAGCCAggctctcgctctctctctccctctctctctgtctcaaaTAGGCGTGCACAGAGCACACCCACGTTTTCGCTTTTCAACAGTAgcatgaataaaattttaattcatctttATGTACTTGCCACTTGGTACTACCTATCGATGGCATTAGATGAATTCTGGTAAATCGCATGAATTCAAGGCTCCAAACATGGAAGTTGATACGGTTCTTTTGGATGGGAAATATtctgaattgttttttatttggaaaGAGACATTTGCAGAGAAATGATAAATTAAacagaaaaattaataattaggaaCCCCGGAGATCTTTATCTTTAATAATTCTTGTTTTGAAAAACTGAACATTTCCCATCATTTATATCTCTTAATGCTTGCACTGCACGGGGCATCGAATTTGGATGCTGGATGGTTGTTTGCATATACCCCATGGATGCCGGATGGTTGTCTGCGTATACCGCCTGCCATGACGATAATCTTCGCTCTCcccaaatattaatattatgattCTATTCTTTATTCTTCCCAATATGTTCAAAGATTTAACCTTGTTCGTTGTGACAAGCGCAAGTCCAGCTATATCTCTTTGTGTGTAAggtaagaaatatattttaatcaaatcCTGCAAATTCTACACAAATGCCTAGAGAAAAATGCTAGGTAGATTAATCAAAAAGAGAACCCATGCGCAAATGCCTTAAGTTCTTAACTTAGCGGCTCCAGCATTGGCAGGCGCATTTCAACATCGTACTGAACATCACCTGGAAGCAGCAGTACAACTGTACAACATAGCAAACAGAGAAGCAGGCCAAATACAGTCACACAAACACTATAGCCAAAGCATATTGTTCTCCAAATCTTAGGAATTTCTCCCGGTAAAAGCTAGCCAATTCAAATGATGGCCTTGGCAATTTCTCTCAGAAGAAACTTTTCAACTTTCCCCGCTGAAGTCTTGGGAAGCTCATCCCTGAACACCTCCTTCTTAGGCGCCATATAGTGCGGTGACCTAATCCTGTAGAAATCTATTATTTCCTTCTCACTAGGTTTCTCAATCAAGTCAGTCTTCTAACTCACAAACACACAAGGCGTCTCTCCCCAAAACTCATCCGGTCGAGCCACCACGGCCGCCTCG
Encoded here:
- the LOC122299924 gene encoding tetratricopeptide repeat protein 33, which produces MKLTWKNNSKNSKKRSLASVSNFPNLPFEHHQEDDEANNSSNTQLKIKENGSEGLASLDASNSSDAKQLAQSFQMQGNKLAEDGKYREALGKWEAALTLMPELAVLHEQKAQILLEIGDSWNSLKAAARATELEPSWAEAWITLGRAQLNFGEPDSAIESFDKALSIKPDCEEAQDDRYTALHLIKRRKQLHSAGLSSTQNRFAVGDETKSS